A section of the Chryseobacterium ginsenosidimutans genome encodes:
- the phbB gene encoding acetoacetyl-CoA reductase: protein MERKKVALITGSTGGIGTALCKRLNQEGYIVVGNSRCNDKALATKNALKLQGCNIHMVQGDVSDFESVARMIKSIERDIGPIDILINNAGITRDARFTKMNKEDWDEVMNINLTGVFNCTRQVIDSMIERGYGRIINISSVNGQKGQFGQTNYSAAKAGLHGFTKSLALEVAKHGITVNTISPGYIGTEMVMAVPEKLREQIVAQIPVGRLGHIEEVAEAVVYLISDQSSFMTGSNLSINGGQHMY from the coding sequence ATGGAGAGAAAAAAAGTTGCTTTAATAACAGGAAGTACAGGAGGTATTGGTACAGCGTTATGTAAAAGGCTGAACCAGGAAGGCTATATTGTAGTTGGAAACTCACGATGTAATGATAAAGCTCTGGCTACAAAAAATGCGCTAAAGCTTCAGGGATGTAATATTCATATGGTTCAGGGCGATGTATCAGACTTTGAATCAGTAGCAAGGATGATTAAAAGTATTGAAAGAGATATTGGGCCAATTGATATACTAATCAACAACGCCGGGATTACCAGGGATGCCCGATTTACCAAAATGAACAAAGAAGATTGGGATGAAGTGATGAATATCAATCTGACAGGTGTGTTCAACTGTACACGACAAGTTATTGACAGTATGATAGAGCGTGGTTATGGAAGGATTATCAATATATCTTCAGTAAATGGTCAGAAAGGTCAGTTCGGGCAAACCAACTATTCTGCAGCCAAAGCAGGACTTCATGGTTTTACTAAATCATTAGCTCTTGAAGTCGCAAAACATGGGATTACAGTCAACACTATTTCTCCGGGATACATTGGGACCGAGATGGTAATGGCAGTGCCTGAAAAATTGCGGGAGCAGATAGTTGCACAAATTCCTGTCGGCAGGCTGGGTCATATCGAAGAAGTAGCCGAGGCAGTCGTATATCTCATATCCGACCAGAGTAGCTTTATGACAGGCTCTAACCTTAGCATTAATGGTGGGCAGCATATGTATTAG
- a CDS encoding NAD(P)-dependent oxidoreductase, translating to MNIAIIGAGAGIGLECVHQALEKGYKVTALSTNTNHITDHPNLIKINGSATSPTDLKKAIEGNDAVLITVGTKNKKATTLFSDIAKTLINVTDELNFSSPILVITGFGAGESKNYLSFFMRTVISLFLKDQYINKTEMEELITKSNLKWEIIRPGMLTNGGATSSYKVISGLQKGMNVGKISRFDVANFLVDEAENQKFLYQYIALTN from the coding sequence ATGAATATAGCTATCATAGGAGCCGGAGCGGGAATTGGATTAGAATGTGTACATCAAGCCCTAGAAAAAGGATATAAAGTAACGGCATTGTCTACAAACACGAATCATATTACAGACCATCCCAATCTCATTAAAATAAATGGAAGTGCAACCTCACCAACTGACTTAAAAAAAGCAATAGAAGGTAATGATGCGGTTTTGATAACTGTTGGAACAAAAAATAAAAAAGCAACAACTCTTTTTTCTGATATTGCCAAAACCCTCATCAATGTTACTGATGAACTTAATTTTTCTTCACCTATTTTGGTCATCACCGGTTTTGGGGCGGGAGAAAGTAAAAATTATCTAAGTTTTTTTATGCGAACGGTCATATCATTATTTCTGAAAGATCAATACATCAATAAAACGGAAATGGAAGAACTGATCACCAAAAGTAATTTAAAATGGGAAATCATAAGACCAGGAATGCTTACCAACGGAGGCGCAACCTCATCTTATAAAGTAATATCCGGACTTCAGAAAGGAATGAATGTGGGAAAGATATCAAGATTTGATGTGGCCAATTTCTTAGTTGATGAAGCAGAAAATCAAAAGTTTCTTTATCAATATATAGCGCTAACAAATTAA
- a CDS encoding inositol monophosphatase family protein translates to MQNEINIPIVLDAVRKVGDVFLKNYKQNAIPQSMDELLRQLEDIDILCLTSLKEDLFPEFPNIPWHIGDEFNTDSQRNPAGQHAYWLCDAMDGAIQYLQHIPGWTINLALIYDGKPFFSVIYDPLANEMFWAKDGEGAFMNGKELKISHKTDLAVMLSVFEYGHQDKSNIDLNKKIGSTVTKLLDNFGIVRNYGPHGLQLAYVGAGRIDLFVQDDLDTFNWIAGLLIAREAGAAILTTDGKPWKWGSESLLVAQKSITEKYLQIKSTK, encoded by the coding sequence ATGCAAAACGAAATCAATATTCCCATCGTACTTGACGCAGTAAGAAAAGTGGGAGATGTCTTTTTAAAAAACTATAAACAAAATGCCATACCACAAAGTATGGATGAACTTTTAAGACAATTAGAAGATATCGATATCTTGTGTCTGACTTCTTTGAAAGAAGATTTATTTCCTGAATTTCCAAATATTCCTTGGCATATTGGCGACGAGTTCAATACCGATTCACAAAGAAATCCCGCCGGGCAACACGCATATTGGCTGTGCGATGCAATGGATGGCGCCATACAATATCTTCAGCATATTCCGGGATGGACGATCAATCTAGCCCTTATTTATGATGGAAAACCTTTTTTCTCTGTTATTTATGATCCGTTGGCTAACGAAATGTTTTGGGCTAAAGATGGTGAAGGCGCTTTTATGAATGGTAAAGAATTAAAAATAAGTCATAAAACCGATTTAGCAGTAATGCTGAGTGTTTTCGAGTATGGTCATCAGGACAAATCCAATATTGATTTGAATAAAAAAATTGGTTCCACGGTTACTAAACTATTGGATAATTTCGGAATTGTAAGAAACTATGGTCCTCACGGATTGCAATTGGCTTATGTAGGTGCCGGAAGAATTGACCTGTTTGTCCAGGATGATCTCGATACATTTAATTGGATCGCTGGATTACTTATAGCCAGAGAAGCAGGAGCTGCAATTTTAACAACCGATGGTAAACCTTGGAAATGGGGAAGTGAAAGCCTTTTGGTCGCACAAAAAAGTATTACTGAAAAATATTTGCAAATTAAATCCACAAAATAA
- a CDS encoding AraC family transcriptional regulator, with the protein MKNKKHSIKQFQLSPQAKAGILIVNMENQEAEEHDVSKPHRDNHCQLMLAVKGEFRLSIDFEIIEFTAPALVCVFPEAVHYVIEVKDPKGWMISFDSSLLNKEVLQLLENKFDNPFLLQQESVFFQQIIILMGLIEKVQLQKSNQYLQKSINSLLNGLLSLIGGELVANLPTIKEKENRSIIIKENFIKLIKEHFKIWKQPAQYASALSISTAHLNDTVKSLTGSPVSTHIQEASIMEAKRLLYFTEQTVKEIAYEVGYDEPVYFGKLFKKITKLTPLEFRKKFRDQDYSSLY; encoded by the coding sequence TTGAAAAATAAAAAACATAGTATTAAACAATTTCAACTTTCGCCGCAAGCAAAGGCAGGAATTTTAATTGTCAATATGGAAAATCAGGAAGCTGAAGAACATGATGTTTCAAAACCACACCGTGATAATCACTGTCAATTGATGTTAGCCGTAAAAGGTGAATTTAGGTTAAGTATTGATTTTGAAATCATTGAGTTTACTGCTCCTGCATTAGTTTGTGTATTTCCGGAAGCCGTACATTATGTCATAGAAGTAAAAGATCCAAAAGGATGGATGATAAGCTTTGATAGTTCACTGCTCAATAAAGAAGTGCTGCAGCTTTTAGAAAATAAATTTGATAATCCTTTTTTACTACAGCAAGAATCTGTTTTTTTTCAGCAAATCATTATCCTAATGGGTTTAATTGAAAAAGTACAATTACAAAAAAGCAATCAATATCTTCAAAAAAGCATTAATTCTTTATTAAATGGACTTTTGAGTTTAATTGGAGGGGAATTGGTTGCCAATTTGCCCACCATAAAAGAGAAAGAAAACCGAAGTATTATCATTAAGGAAAACTTCATAAAACTTATTAAAGAACATTTCAAAATCTGGAAGCAGCCCGCACAATATGCTTCTGCACTTTCTATCTCTACCGCTCATTTAAATGACACTGTGAAATCATTAACAGGAAGTCCGGTTTCCACTCATATCCAGGAAGCATCGATTATGGAAGCCAAAAGATTGCTTTATTTTACAGAACAAACAGTTAAAGAAATTGCTTATGAAGTAGGTTACGATGAGCCTGTTTATTTTGGAAAACTGTTTAAAAAAATAACAAAACTTACTCCTCTCGAATTTCGGAAGAAATTCCGTGATCAAGACTATTCTTCCCTTTATTGA
- a CDS encoding DUF4240 domain-containing protein — translation MKRHFINQNELSDKFWNIEYKGITQKIIFGKTGTKGRETVKEFTDEKGCICESEKLINQKIKKGYTEIPENDEIPQKKELSENEKADIYFWEAIEKSNKQKKAHWSEYDVEEHLENLTAYLSKFGKERLILFEKTLQEKLSALYTAEIAELSIILECEFRLENGIYVFNNYLSDDGFIYFRCWLLLKGKEFFEDIQHDIQSFVNGKYSFNIGDCWAEGLLYVSDEAYSENHDNEDESEIRDMVDELYPHHHYDSPERQMNREPKGGTDLQTLHPKLVKEIGEMRSA, via the coding sequence ATGAAAAGGCACTTTATCAATCAAAATGAACTCTCAGATAAATTTTGGAATATAGAATACAAGGGAATCACCCAAAAAATAATATTTGGTAAAACCGGAACAAAAGGCCGGGAAACAGTCAAAGAATTTACCGATGAAAAAGGATGTATATGCGAGTCTGAAAAACTCATCAATCAAAAGATTAAAAAAGGATATACCGAAATTCCGGAAAATGATGAAATTCCACAGAAAAAAGAACTTTCAGAAAATGAAAAAGCTGATATCTATTTCTGGGAGGCCATTGAAAAATCCAATAAACAAAAAAAAGCCCATTGGAGCGAATATGATGTGGAAGAACATTTGGAAAATCTCACAGCGTACCTTTCTAAATTTGGGAAGGAAAGACTTATTCTTTTTGAAAAAACTCTTCAGGAAAAACTAAGTGCCTTGTATACCGCAGAAATTGCTGAACTTTCCATTATTCTTGAATGTGAATTTAGGCTGGAAAACGGAATTTATGTTTTTAATAATTACCTTTCTGACGACGGATTTATTTATTTCCGATGCTGGCTTTTGTTAAAAGGAAAAGAATTTTTTGAGGATATTCAACATGATATTCAATCCTTTGTCAATGGAAAATACAGCTTTAATATTGGCGATTGTTGGGCAGAAGGGCTTCTGTATGTGTCTGATGAAGCCTATTCAGAAAATCATGATAATGAAGATGAATCAGAAATAAGAGATATGGTTGACGAACTCTATCCGCATCATCATTATGACAGCCCGGAACGGCAGATGAACCGTGAACCAAAAGGCGGAACTGATCTGCAGACCTTGCACCCGAAATTAGTAAAAGAAATTGGTGAAATGAGAAGCGCATGA
- a CDS encoding alpha/beta hydrolase-fold protein — translation MQNFTILSAVFALCSSLVFSQNFKTSLTAKDGKEFPKVDTEGRAEFKVYFPDAKSVVLEGGDGIQNVTSTTTKDQDGFWKVSTSPLEIGFHYYWFNVDGRRTNDPNTKLYFGYGQPTSGIEIPSGEDFFFERNVKHGKIINDSLNSEVTRGKRNIKVYLPPSYVTKRFPVLYLYHGTGEDITGWEKQGYLSNILDNLFAEKKAKEMIVVMDYGVALNPEEEKMPEDYPRTVLSSQNIDKIIINELIPYIEKKYKTNGNRAIAGLSRGSYQAMLIGAHHPQLFSAIGAFSPVIYEGTALQPFKELPMDNLLRSKQKPFLFIGIGTKEDQRFMDYNNILTRYLDQNKYPYVQYQSVGTYHEWLTWRRCLYQFSQKIFQ, via the coding sequence ATGCAAAACTTTACAATACTATCAGCCGTTTTTGCGCTATGCTCGTCGCTGGTATTTTCACAAAATTTTAAAACATCTTTGACAGCAAAAGATGGGAAAGAATTCCCAAAAGTAGATACCGAAGGAAGAGCCGAATTCAAAGTTTATTTTCCCGATGCTAAGTCTGTAGTTCTGGAAGGCGGGGATGGTATTCAAAATGTAACATCAACGACGACTAAAGATCAGGATGGCTTTTGGAAGGTTTCCACTTCACCTTTGGAGATCGGTTTTCATTATTATTGGTTTAATGTGGATGGCAGACGTACCAATGACCCTAATACAAAACTATACTTCGGTTACGGTCAGCCAACAAGCGGAATCGAAATCCCTTCCGGTGAAGATTTCTTTTTTGAAAGGAATGTAAAACACGGGAAGATAATCAATGACAGTCTGAATTCTGAAGTTACCAGAGGAAAACGAAATATCAAAGTATACCTGCCGCCAAGTTATGTCACTAAAAGATTTCCGGTCTTATATCTGTATCACGGAACGGGAGAAGATATTACAGGCTGGGAAAAACAAGGATATCTAAGTAATATTCTTGACAATCTTTTTGCAGAGAAAAAAGCGAAAGAAATGATCGTGGTTATGGATTATGGCGTTGCCCTGAATCCTGAAGAAGAAAAAATGCCGGAAGATTATCCAAGAACTGTGCTCTCTTCACAAAATATAGACAAGATCATTATTAACGAACTTATTCCTTACATTGAAAAAAAATATAAAACTAATGGCAATCGAGCAATTGCGGGACTTTCGAGAGGAAGTTATCAGGCGATGCTTATCGGTGCCCATCATCCGCAATTATTTTCAGCAATCGGAGCTTTCAGTCCTGTAATTTATGAAGGAACAGCGCTTCAGCCTTTCAAAGAGCTTCCAATGGATAATTTGTTGAGGTCAAAACAAAAACCATTTTTATTTATCGGAATCGGCACAAAAGAAGATCAACGGTTCATGGATTACAATAATATTCTGACCCGCTATCTTGATCAAAATAAATATCCATACGTTCAGTATCAATCAGTGGGAACTTATCACGAATGGCTCACCTGGAGACGCTGTCTTTATCAATTTTCACAGAAAATCTTTCAATAG
- the lpxD gene encoding UDP-3-O-(3-hydroxymyristoyl)glucosamine N-acyltransferase, with the protein MKLYSVSEINTLLQGCIIGNTSYSVSSPEQIERADNNQITFIGSKKYEKLWAGSKASIAVVNNDISINPGENRAFIKVNNADLAMCQLLELFAPMYPQFDIDIHPSASVHPTAIVGQGTRIGAGSYIGPKVELGDNVTIYPNATILDHSTIGTSSTVWSGVVIRENCHIGKNTILHPNATIGADGFGFRPCQERGLAKIPQIGNVIIGDWVEIGAGACVDRGKFSSTIVGDGCKIDNLVQIGHNSILGKFCIMAGNSGLAGSVTLGNGVIIGGGASIKDHTTIGDGAIIGAGSGVAGDVPAGKTYLGYPAAEARTTLKQWASLKKLAANS; encoded by the coding sequence ATGAAATTATATTCAGTATCAGAAATCAATACCTTACTACAGGGATGTATCATAGGCAATACTTCGTATTCCGTATCTTCTCCGGAACAAATAGAACGTGCCGATAATAATCAAATTACATTTATTGGAAGTAAAAAATACGAGAAACTTTGGGCAGGAAGTAAAGCGTCAATAGCTGTTGTCAATAATGATATCTCTATTAATCCCGGGGAAAACAGGGCTTTCATAAAAGTTAATAATGCCGACCTTGCCATGTGTCAGCTTCTGGAATTGTTCGCGCCTATGTATCCGCAATTTGACATAGATATTCACCCTTCTGCATCGGTTCACCCTACCGCTATTGTTGGTCAGGGTACCCGAATTGGTGCAGGTAGTTACATTGGGCCTAAGGTAGAATTAGGAGACAACGTCACTATTTACCCTAATGCCACCATTTTAGATCACAGCACCATCGGTACAAGCAGTACTGTATGGAGTGGTGTTGTGATCAGAGAAAACTGCCATATTGGTAAAAACACCATATTACACCCCAATGCTACGATCGGCGCTGATGGTTTCGGGTTTAGGCCGTGCCAAGAAAGAGGACTGGCAAAAATTCCGCAGATTGGTAATGTTATCATTGGAGACTGGGTAGAAATTGGTGCCGGTGCTTGTGTTGACCGTGGTAAATTCAGTTCTACCATTGTTGGTGATGGGTGTAAGATCGATAATCTTGTGCAAATTGGCCACAACAGCATATTAGGCAAGTTTTGTATTATGGCAGGCAATAGCGGGCTTGCTGGTAGTGTTACTCTTGGTAATGGAGTTATTATTGGCGGAGGTGCCTCTATTAAAGACCATACTACTATTGGTGATGGAGCTATTATAGGCGCAGGATCTGGTGTGGCGGGCGATGTACCAGCAGGTAAAACCTATCTTGGCTACCCGGCTGCCGAAGCTCGTACTACCCTAAAACAATGGGCTTCTCTTAAAAAACTGGCTGCAAATAGTTAA
- a CDS encoding cation diffusion facilitator family transporter produces MANNHKSIYSALAANLLIALTKFIAGAFTNSSSMISEGIHSTVDTTNQLLLLYGLKRSKKAADESHPFGYGKELYFWSFVVSILIFGLGGALSVYQGISHILEPELMKDPFWNYIVLSLSLIFEGTSLFIAVKEFNKTRNGMKWWDAIIKSKDPASFLVVFEDGAAVAGLIVVMILMGISHSFQIPELDGLASVIVGLILVFVSFILARESRSLLMGEGIARETREKIAKLAEKDAAVVRTKSILSTYQSPEEVVLMLIIDFEDHLDTEEITEAIQRIRENIKNEFPLVRFVIIQPE; encoded by the coding sequence ATGGCAAATAATCATAAATCAATTTACAGTGCACTTGCCGCTAATCTGCTAATAGCTTTAACAAAGTTTATTGCGGGTGCCTTTACCAATAGCTCTTCTATGATCTCTGAAGGTATTCATTCAACAGTTGATACCACTAACCAGCTGTTGCTGCTCTATGGATTGAAAAGGAGTAAGAAAGCAGCAGATGAATCTCATCCTTTTGGATATGGCAAGGAACTCTATTTCTGGTCTTTTGTCGTTTCTATTTTGATATTTGGTCTCGGTGGCGCTCTGTCTGTTTACCAGGGAATTTCACACATTCTGGAACCGGAATTGATGAAAGATCCGTTTTGGAACTATATTGTATTATCGCTTTCCCTTATTTTCGAGGGAACTTCCCTGTTTATCGCAGTAAAAGAATTTAATAAAACCCGAAACGGAATGAAATGGTGGGATGCGATCATCAAAAGTAAAGATCCCGCAAGCTTTCTTGTTGTTTTTGAAGATGGCGCGGCAGTAGCCGGTCTGATTGTTGTAATGATATTGATGGGGATCAGCCATTCATTTCAAATTCCGGAATTAGACGGACTCGCATCGGTAATTGTAGGATTGATACTTGTTTTTGTTTCTTTTATCCTCGCCAGAGAAAGCAGGAGCTTATTGATGGGAGAAGGAATAGCCCGCGAAACAAGAGAAAAAATTGCAAAATTAGCTGAAAAAGATGCTGCTGTGGTCAGAACAAAAAGTATACTGTCTACTTACCAATCACCCGAGGAAGTAGTATTGATGCTCATTATAGATTTTGAAGACCATCTTGATACAGAAGAGATCACTGAAGCCATACAACGCATTCGTGAAAATATAAAAAATGAATTTCCACTAGTACGGTTTGTTATTATACAGCCAGAATAA
- a CDS encoding HD domain-containing protein: MSIQMLKKVAGINIPDSTIAQQATELLIEHGTEFIYNHSLRVFLFSALNGQRRKLTYDIELLYVASVFHDLGLTKNYSSPDLRFEIDGANAARDFLKSHGLPKESLQLVWDTIALHTTIGIAEHKEPEVALMYSGVGLDVMGEGYEYLTDENRNQILDAFSRNNFKENIIPTFFSGFEHKTETTFGNIKADVCAYMIPNFQRKNFCDCILHSPWKD; encoded by the coding sequence ATGTCAATACAGATGTTAAAAAAAGTAGCAGGAATAAATATTCCCGACAGTACTATTGCTCAACAGGCTACAGAGCTTCTGATAGAACACGGAACGGAATTTATCTACAATCATTCTTTACGTGTATTTCTTTTTTCGGCTTTAAACGGACAAAGAAGAAAGCTTACATACGATATAGAACTATTATATGTAGCATCCGTTTTTCATGATTTGGGATTAACAAAAAACTACAGTAGTCCCGATCTTCGCTTCGAGATTGATGGTGCAAATGCTGCACGTGACTTCCTTAAAAGCCATGGATTACCTAAAGAATCTCTACAATTAGTTTGGGATACTATCGCACTGCATACTACAATCGGTATAGCAGAGCATAAAGAACCGGAAGTTGCGTTAATGTATTCAGGTGTAGGTTTAGATGTAATGGGTGAGGGGTATGAATACCTTACTGATGAAAACAGAAACCAGATTTTGGATGCATTTTCCCGTAATAATTTCAAGGAAAATATTATTCCAACCTTTTTTAGCGGCTTTGAGCATAAAACAGAAACTACTTTTGGTAATATCAAAGCAGATGTTTGTGCGTACATGATTCCGAATTTCCAACGCAAGAATTTCTGTGATTGTATCTTGCATTCACCTTGGAAAGATTAA
- a CDS encoding helix-turn-helix domain-containing protein, with protein sequence MQLVPNLVIEKEIKDSFSIQFFTDKEYKRSSTYRLIYNRILLIDSGVGQVKIDDNIFKISSSKLFLMAKGQLIHFKENVRFTGYELSFGDCFWEKAPASANNCKAVLFNNASANQIIPLIDKDYTELIPVFKFLTEEFKREEYINKIDVMAAYLKIIMIKIANVNDSLAKKDNRYENELYVKFLELISKHHKTSREVKMYAGLLGITARKLTDLSKRCSNSGAKELINAWVMAEAKRCLQFSSDPVKEIAFELNFETADQFSHFFKKNAKISPHEYRKLFLAIGV encoded by the coding sequence ATGCAATTAGTCCCAAATTTAGTTATAGAAAAAGAGATTAAGGATTCCTTTTCTATTCAGTTTTTCACAGATAAGGAATACAAACGGTCATCAACGTATCGTCTTATTTATAACCGTATATTATTGATTGATTCCGGAGTTGGTCAAGTGAAAATTGATGACAATATTTTTAAAATTTCATCATCGAAGCTTTTTTTAATGGCAAAAGGTCAGCTAATACATTTTAAGGAGAATGTAAGATTTACAGGTTATGAACTGAGTTTTGGCGACTGCTTTTGGGAAAAGGCTCCGGCAAGTGCAAATAATTGTAAAGCGGTTCTGTTTAATAATGCTTCTGCAAATCAAATAATTCCTCTGATTGATAAAGATTATACAGAACTTATTCCTGTTTTTAAATTTTTAACAGAAGAATTTAAAAGAGAAGAATATATTAACAAAATAGATGTTATGGCAGCTTATCTTAAGATTATTATGATAAAAATAGCCAATGTAAATGATTCTTTAGCAAAAAAAGATAATCGCTATGAAAATGAATTATATGTAAAGTTTTTAGAATTAATTAGCAAGCATCATAAAACTTCGCGCGAAGTAAAGATGTACGCAGGGCTTCTTGGTATTACTGCCCGAAAATTAACGGATCTATCAAAACGCTGCAGCAATAGTGGAGCGAAGGAACTAATCAATGCATGGGTTATGGCAGAGGCTAAAAGATGTTTGCAGTTTAGCTCAGATCCAGTAAAAGAAATTGCTTTTGAACTGAATTTTGAAACTGCTGATCAGTTTAGTCATTTTTTCAAGAAGAACGCTAAAATATCACCCCACGAATATAGGAAGCTTTTTTTAGCGATAGGAGTTTAA
- a CDS encoding manganese catalase family protein produces the protein MFYHSQNLINPIVPDEPDPSAANALQEGLGGQFGEMRTMMQFLFQSFNFRGNATPYMDLIQGVGIEEISHVELITKTISQLLDGSPRYQGDKYEAPSKDGGAALDMAKEQQNPHHYIIGAQSALPVDAAGNPWSGSYVHNHGNLVLDLMDNLVLEATGRIQKSRIYQMSSNKTLRATVAFLIVRDEAHQAAFAKALEKLGVDWGKILPVPKFDSSQFPEVKRLLDLGLHREQYTFRLDGSMMEQIFSGPSPFNDGTQLTTLKEPRESFLSPQAPERPEEFAPGLDPELQALADAFTEFKESGGKVGQNIAIKGDKKE, from the coding sequence ATGTTTTACCATTCACAAAATCTTATCAACCCAATTGTGCCTGACGAACCGGATCCATCAGCTGCTAATGCCTTGCAGGAAGGATTAGGTGGTCAGTTTGGCGAAATGCGAACAATGATGCAGTTTCTCTTCCAAAGTTTTAACTTCCGGGGCAATGCCACGCCTTACATGGATTTAATTCAGGGAGTAGGTATTGAGGAAATTTCACACGTAGAGCTGATCACCAAAACTATTTCTCAGCTCTTAGATGGCTCTCCCAGATATCAGGGAGACAAATATGAAGCACCTAGTAAAGATGGAGGTGCTGCCCTTGACATGGCAAAGGAGCAACAAAACCCACATCATTACATTATTGGTGCCCAATCAGCACTACCAGTGGATGCTGCCGGAAATCCGTGGAGTGGCAGTTATGTACACAATCACGGAAACCTCGTGCTTGATTTAATGGACAATCTTGTGCTGGAAGCTACCGGAAGAATTCAAAAAAGCAGAATTTATCAAATGAGCAGCAATAAAACTTTGCGTGCAACCGTTGCTTTTCTGATCGTCCGGGATGAAGCTCACCAGGCTGCTTTTGCAAAAGCTTTAGAAAAACTAGGTGTAGATTGGGGTAAAATTTTACCTGTACCGAAATTTGATTCTTCACAGTTTCCTGAAGTAAAAAGGTTATTGGATCTGGGTCTGCACAGAGAGCAGTACACTTTCCGTTTAGACGGATCTATGATGGAACAGATTTTCAGCGGTCCATCACCTTTTAATGACGGCACACAACTTACAACACTTAAAGAACCCCGTGAATCTTTTTTAAGTCCACAGGCGCCCGAGCGTCCCGAGGAATTTGCACCGGGTCTGGATCCAGAATTGCAAGCATTAGCGGATGCCTTCACTGAATTCAAGGAATCAGGAGGAAAAGTTGGTCAGAATATTGCAATTAAAGGAGATAAAAAGGAATAA
- a CDS encoding ferritin-like domain-containing protein encodes MDNSKTVSTLNDLLNITNDRIQGFSKVEDKVWDIYTPLKNDYDQMVRESQNMKSELIRLITERGGNPDDSTTTAGALHRTWIDIKNSFTGDHAESTLENVVFGEKAAIDAYQEALQKGNLCPQSTVVVADQLEHLKSSYSKFENLERNTD; translated from the coding sequence ATGGATAACAGTAAAACAGTATCAACGTTAAATGATTTATTGAACATTACGAATGACCGAATTCAGGGATTCAGTAAAGTAGAAGACAAAGTATGGGATATTTATACACCTCTAAAAAATGATTATGATCAAATGGTGAGGGAATCTCAGAATATGAAGTCTGAGTTGATCAGACTCATTACAGAGAGAGGAGGAAACCCTGATGATAGTACAACTACAGCAGGAGCATTACATAGAACATGGATTGATATTAAAAATTCATTTACTGGAGATCATGCAGAATCTACATTAGAAAATGTGGTTTTCGGTGAAAAAGCGGCGATCGATGCATATCAAGAAGCATTACAAAAAGGTAACTTATGTCCCCAAAGCACAGTTGTTGTTGCGGATCAACTGGAGCATTTAAAATCATCTTACAGTAAATTTGAAAATCTGGAAAGAAACACAGATTAA
- a CDS encoding glutathione synthase: protein MEYQIFKKEDFVRTDDERCRLEFKKSDIGIGSDLLVEELLADGQYSVVQAEITRYKDQVFIYWSTPFDGRLVFNIKY, encoded by the coding sequence ATGGAATATCAGATTTTTAAAAAAGAAGACTTTGTAAGGACTGATGATGAAAGATGTCGTTTAGAATTTAAAAAAAGCGACATAGGCATCGGATCTGATTTGCTTGTAGAAGAATTATTAGCCGATGGGCAGTATTCGGTTGTACAGGCAGAAATAACCAGATATAAAGATCAAGTATTTATTTACTGGAGTACTCCTTTTGATGGACGTCTCGTCTTTAACATAAAATATTAG